A window of the Helianthus annuus cultivar XRQ/B chromosome 4, HanXRQr2.0-SUNRISE, whole genome shotgun sequence genome harbors these coding sequences:
- the LOC110883395 gene encoding probable LRR receptor-like serine/threonine-protein kinase At3g47570, with protein sequence MVNLSSFSSIHFLFYSLVISLSSTVICGGIETDHEALLKIKSLITRDPYGALTSWNDSLHLCDWSHVYCGKRHRRVTYINLSSQGLEGSLYPHVGNLSFLRTLSLGNNSFQGAIPQEVGGLYSAIGAMLPNLFWLQLWGNQLSGPLPASISNCTSSKLLELNKNKFSGHLTVDFSKLTKMEIINIEDNLFGSKEADEMKFNDSLKNCRRLKSLAFGNCGFQGVLPRSIGNLSNQLYELTFYGNQLHGNLPSSIGNLVGLNKLSLGGNQFTGNIPSTIGKLQNLQDLYLYENQLSGQIPDSIGNLSSLLKLSLSSNMLEGVIPSSLGNCHHILSLFLNDNKLNGKIPVQLLQLSSLSITLDLSQNNLFGSLPTEIGNLNMLTTLNLFDNNFSGNIPSSLGGCSSLLRLSLKGNLFQGMIPLSLNSLKGLVELDISHNNFSGHIPRFFEKFKLEYLNLSYNNFEGEVPMLGVFANESTFSVLGNRRLCGGIIELGLSKCKETSKFTKKLHLYLIVTLIASALFTATCLAYAWCKKKRKSHLSPSSTSERHLKVSYSQLLKATNGFSESNLIGTGGYSSVYKGILFEDNDTFVAIKVLHLHTRGAQRSFMREFEAWRNLRHRNLLKIITSCSSIDFQGNPFKALVYEFMPNGSLHDWLHSSGNTSRLNLLQMIKILMDVANALDYIHNHCLPTIIHGDLNPSNILLDNDMVAHVGDFGLARFLGTSYQNNSTGIRGTMGDIAPGIIGFHIYLHY encoded by the exons ATGGTTAACTTATCATCCTTCTCTTCTATTCATTTCCTCTTTTATTCTCTTGTTATATCTCTCTCTTCCACTGTCATATGTGGTGGAATTGAGACAGATCATGAGGCTTTGCTGAAGATTAAGTCGTTGATCACTCGAGATCCATATGGAGCTCTAACCTCATGGAACGATTCTCTTCATTTATGTGACTGGAGTCATGTTTATTGTGGGAAGCGGCATAGAAGAGTGACTTATATAAACTTGTCATCGCAAGGTCTAGAAGGCTCACTGTATCCTCATGTGGGGAACCTGAGCTTCCTCCGGACGCTTTCTCTTGGTAACAACAGCTTTCAAGGAGCCATCCCTCAAGAAGTTG GTGGTCTTTATTCGGCCATAGGTGCAATGCTTCCTAATCTTTTTTGGCTTCAATTATGGGGTAACCAACTAAGTGGACCTCTTCCGGCATCCATTTCTAATTGTACGAGTTCAAAACTTCTTGAACTCAATAAAAACAAGTTTAGTGGACACTTGACAGTTGACTTTTCAAAGCTAACGAAGATGGAAATTATAAACATCGAAGATAACCTCTTTGGAAGCAAAGAAGCAGATGAAATGAAGTTTAATGATTCTTTGAAAAATTGCAGAAGATTAAAGAGCTTAGCATTTGGTAATTGCGGGTTTCAAGGAGTTCTCCCTAGATCAATTGGTAATCTTTCTAATCAACTCTATGAGCTAACAttttatggaaatcagttacatggAAACCTCCCTAGTTCAATCGGTAATCTTGTTGGCTTGAATAAGTTGTCATTAGGAGGAAACCAATTCACGGGAAATATCCCTTCAACCATTGGTAAACTTCAAAACTTGCAAGACCTTTATTTGTATGAAAACCAACTTTCAGGGCAAATTCCTGATTCCATAGGGAACTTGTCATCATTGCTAAAACTTTCTTTATCTTCAAACATGTTAGAAGGGGTAATTCCATCAAGTCTAGGAAATTGTCATCATATATTATCCTTGTTCCTTAATGACAATAAACTTAATGGGAAAATACCTGTACAACTTCTTCAACTTTCAAGTCTCTCCATAACATTGGATCTTTCTCAAAATAACCTGTTTGGTTCACTTCCAACTGAGATTGGAAACCTCAACATGTTGACTACTCTGAATTTATTTGATAATAATTTTTCTGGTAACATTCCTAGTAGCCTTGGTGGCTGTAGTAGCCTATTACGGTTGTCCCTCAAAGGCAATTTATTTCAAGGTATGATACCATTATCATTAAATTCCTTGAAAGGATTGGTGGAACTCGATATTTCTCATAACAACTTTTCGGGGCATATTCCTAGATTTTTCGAAAAGTTTAAGTTAGAATATTTGAACCTATCATATAATAATTTTGAGGGTGAAGTTCCAATGTTAGGAGTGTTCGCTAATGAAAGTACATTCTCTGTTTTGGGGAATAGAAGGCTTTGTGGTGGCATTATTGAACTTGGGTTATCCAAATGCAAGGAGACAAGTAAATTTACAAAGAAGCTTCATCTCTATTTAATAGTCACATTGATCGCATCCGCACTTTTCACCGCAACATGTTTAGCATATGCTTGGTgtaagaagaaaagaaagagccATCTTTCACCATCGTCAACAAGCGAACGACACCTAAAAGTTTCATACAGTCAACTTCTAAAGGCTACCAATGGGTTCTCCGAATCCAATTTGATTGGAACTGGTGGTTATAGTTCTGTTTATAAAGGAATCCTTTTTGAAGATAATGACACATTTGTTGCAATCAAAGTTCTACATCTTCATACTCGAGGAGCTCAAAGAAGCTTTATGAGGGAATTTGAAGCATGGCGGAATCTTCGACACAGGAATTTGTTGAAGATTATAACTTCATGTTCAAGTATTGACTTTCAAGGAAATCCATTCAAAGCTTTGGTATATGAGTTCATGCCCAATGGGAGTTTGCATGATTGGTTGCATTCAAGTGGAAATACATCAAGGCTAAACCTTCTTCAAATGATAAAAATTCTTATGGATGTAGCAAATGCACTTGATTATATTCATAATCACTGTCTACCAACCATTATTCATGGTGACCTGAATCCTAGTAACATTCTACTCGATAATGATATGGTGGCTCATGTTGGAGATTTCGGTTTAGCTCGGTTTCTTGGAACTTCATACCAAAACAACTCAACTGGGATTCGCGGTACAATGGGTGACATTGCTCCAGGTATAATAGGCTTTCATATTTACTTACATTATTAA
- the LOC110883393 gene encoding uncharacterized protein LOC110883393, which translates to MPESIPSSSAIDSSNPLFLHPSDHPGMLLVSKPFDGSGFGAWKRAMTIALSAKNKLLFVNGEFASPTDSSQLSLWNRCNDIVVSWIINTLSREISGSVLYVASARQLWLELNDRYGQDNGAKYYQLQKSLTDLVQGNSDIASYFTRLKTVWDELMSINTIPICTCGTANLLAKRDEDQRLRQFLMGLNPYYDTVRGNILMMKPLPTINQAYALVVQDEKQREIHSLSPFSF; encoded by the coding sequence ATGCCTGAATCGATTCCGTCTTCTAGTGCGATTGATTCTTCCAATCCTTTGTTCTTACATCCTTCTGATCATCCTGGTATGCTTCTTGTTTCCAAACCGTTTGATGGCTCGGGATTTGGTGCGTGGAAACGTGCCATGACGATTGCCCTATCTGCGAAGAACAAATTGTTGTTTGTCAATGGTGAATTTGCTTCTCCTACTGATTCTTCTCAACTTTCTCTCTGGAATCGGTGTAATGACATAGTGGTTTCTTGGATCATAAACACATTATCTCGAGAAATCAGTGGAAGTGTTCTTTATGTTGCGTCTGCTCGACAATTATGGCTTGAACTCAACGATCGATATGGTCAAGACAATGGTGCCAAGTATTATCAATTGCAAAAGAGTTTAACTGATCTTGTTCAAGGTAATTCTGATATTGCTTCTTATTTTACGAGACTCAAGACTGTTTGGGATGAGTTAATGTCAATTAACACCATTCCAATATGCACCTGTGGTACTGCTAATCTTCTGGCTAAGAGAGATGAAGATCAGCGTCTTAGGCAGTTCTTGATGGGTTTAAACCCCTATTATGATACGGTCAGAGGTAATATTCTTATGATGAAACCGTTACCTACTATCAATCAAGCTTATGCTCTTGTTGTTCAAGATGAGAAACAAAGGGAGATTCATTCTTTATCTCCTTTTTCCTTCTGA